Proteins encoded in a region of the Manduca sexta isolate Smith_Timp_Sample1 chromosome 9, JHU_Msex_v1.0, whole genome shotgun sequence genome:
- the LOC115443300 gene encoding uncharacterized protein LOC115443300, which yields MPLNALGWSTEEDEKLAELVQPHSYLYNLQDPSRKNILARESTWQEIAQQLSKPVEECKKRWRGLRDGYMRSKRIGTMHISKVGVFQKLQFLDESSVDGTNEVEVEDQPMQEDTMLATEQQVITDNQEYYEITVVDGPPEQALKPFIKLVPKREVKEDLPKKIGKKKAGRKKAVPLPRNIPPIKILPKPILLNEPKILQYVEDHKQPEQRSQTIDKLIEKILKENTNEIDVFFRSMAASVKKLQPNLIPKVKMEVCNVIAKYEMQSIDKNNLKILSGNKNLNGMI from the exons ATGCCACTAAACGCCCTTGGCTGGTCCACTGAAGAAGACGAGAAACTCGCTGAATTAGTGCAACCACATTCGTATTTGTATAATTTGCAAGATCCGTCGAGAAAGAACATTTTGGCAAGGGAGTCAACATGGCAAGAAATAGCACAACAGTTATCCAAACCAG tGGAGGAGTGCAAGAAACGATGGCGGGGCCTCCGTGATGGATATATGAGAAGCAAACGTATTGGAACGATGCACATATCCAAAGTGGGCGTTTTTCAAAAACTACAGTTCCTTGACGAAAGTTCG GTCGATGGTACTAATGAAGTTGAGGTGGAAGATCAGCCGATGCAGGAAGACACTATGTTAGCCACGGAGCAGCAGGTCATCACAGACAATCAGGAATATTATGAG ATAACAGTTGTTGATGGACCTCCTGAGCAAGCATTAAAACCTTTCATTAAACTAGTCCCAAAAAGGGAAGTAAAAGAAGATTTACCAAAGAAAATTGGCAAAAAGAAGGCTGGAAGAAAAAAGGCAGTACCATTGCCTCGGAACATACCTCCAATCAAAATACTGCCAAAGCCTATATTGCTGAATGAACCAAAGATACTTCAGTATGTGGAAGATCATAAACAACCTGAGCAGAGATCTCAGACCATAGACAAGCTCATAGAGAAAATCCTGAAGGAGAACACAAACGAAATAGACGTCTTCTTCCGAAGCATGGCTGCTAGCGTGAAGAAATTGCAACCAAATTTGATACCAAAAGTCAAGATGGAAGTGTGCAATGTCATTGCTAAATATGAAATGCAAAGTATTGATAAGAAcaacttaaaaattttaagtgGAAACAAAAATCTAAATGGCATGATCTAG